One window of Aerococcus tenax genomic DNA carries:
- a CDS encoding phosphomevalonate kinase yields the protein METIISKRPGKLYLAGEYAIVHSFQGALLVAVDAYVTVELRPLDQAQSRLSTNQAQETFIWTVSDDGEISGIPKQFLLVKTLIQTAYQYLRESGRVANSFRAIDLKITSELDSPDGKKYGLGSSAAVSIAILEAILKCYQVNQDYSKKAYAYLLYQLGAIAQIKIDLKGSFGDLAASAFGGCIYYQNFDHTWLKERIKNEGMKVLDLIQMHWDGLMIEPLTLSPDWKLHVVWTEKPSSTEAMLAGRSTRKKEAHEFSLSERHFRYASQQCVILIRQAIIDQDYFVFTKALTYNSHLLYNYTKHRQKPYLTAALKSAIDLARAAGGTSKVSGAGGGDCAIAFSDQPAIGEQIDQAWHEAGIHQLDLGLCPSFIQ from the coding sequence ATGGAAACCATTATTAGTAAACGCCCAGGAAAGTTATATCTGGCTGGTGAATACGCCATTGTCCATTCCTTTCAAGGGGCTTTATTAGTAGCGGTTGATGCCTATGTCACCGTCGAATTGCGCCCCCTTGACCAAGCTCAGTCGCGCTTATCGACTAACCAGGCCCAAGAAACTTTTATCTGGACAGTTAGCGATGACGGTGAGATCTCTGGGATCCCTAAGCAATTCTTATTAGTCAAGACATTGATCCAAACAGCCTACCAGTATTTAAGAGAAAGCGGTCGTGTGGCAAATTCTTTTAGAGCCATTGACTTAAAGATTACTAGCGAACTAGACAGTCCTGACGGAAAAAAATATGGCCTAGGCTCCAGTGCTGCAGTCAGCATCGCTATCCTAGAAGCAATTCTTAAATGCTACCAGGTTAACCAAGACTACTCCAAGAAAGCCTATGCCTATCTCCTCTATCAGCTAGGAGCCATCGCTCAAATCAAAATCGACCTCAAGGGCTCCTTTGGCGACTTGGCTGCTTCAGCTTTTGGAGGCTGCATCTATTACCAAAATTTTGACCATACTTGGTTGAAGGAAAGAATCAAGAATGAAGGAATGAAAGTCCTAGACCTCATCCAGATGCACTGGGATGGTCTCATGATCGAACCGCTGACCCTATCTCCCGATTGGAAGCTCCATGTGGTCTGGACCGAAAAACCGAGTTCTACCGAAGCCATGTTAGCCGGTAGGTCAACAAGAAAAAAAGAGGCCCATGAGTTCTCACTTAGCGAACGCCATTTTCGCTATGCCAGTCAACAGTGCGTGATTCTAATCCGCCAAGCCATTATCGACCAAGATTACTTTGTTTTTACTAAGGCCTTAACTTATAACAGTCATTTATTGTATAACTATACCAAGCACCGGCAAAAACCTTACTTAACCGCCGCTTTAAAGTCAGCTATCGATTTGGCCCGAGCTGCCGGAGGAACGAGTAAGGTTTCCGGAGCGGGGGGCGGGGACTGTGCCATTGCCTTTAGCGACCAGCCAGCCATTGGGGAGCAGATTGACCAGGCCTGGCATGAAGCCGGTATCCACCAACTCGACTTGGGACTGTGTCCTAGCTTCATCCAGTAA
- the fni gene encoding type 2 isopentenyl-diphosphate Delta-isomerase: MKNRKDDHIKLADWQYAQSATDFDAIRFVHHSLPHIDADQVQLNTQLFGQEFPFPFFINAMTGGSEWTKAINEKFATVARETGLMMATGSVSQAIKDPDTADSFQIVRQTNPEGFIIANVGMNHGLAGAKQALEITEADALAIHLNTPQELAMPEGDRHFQAVRDNLQAIVEGVDRPVMVKEVGFGMSRETIEELLSLGVKTVDISGQGGTNFIAIENERRSLKDMDYLTQWGQSTAISLLEAQSLKDQVDIIASGGVKTPLHVVLSLALGAKAVGMSGQFLHLVLNHGVQETIDWVEEFKDQVRMLMVLTNSQSLSDLEKTDLIISGPVRDWCQARQIPYQDFSHRSR, from the coding sequence ATGAAGAATCGTAAAGATGACCACATTAAGCTTGCCGATTGGCAGTATGCTCAAAGCGCTACTGATTTCGATGCCATCCGCTTTGTCCACCATTCCCTGCCCCATATTGACGCTGACCAAGTTCAACTCAATACCCAGCTCTTCGGTCAAGAATTCCCTTTTCCTTTCTTTATTAACGCCATGACTGGAGGCAGTGAATGGACCAAGGCCATTAACGAAAAATTCGCCACCGTGGCCCGGGAAACTGGCTTAATGATGGCAACTGGGTCAGTCTCCCAAGCCATAAAAGACCCCGACACAGCCGATAGTTTCCAAATTGTCCGCCAAACTAATCCTGAGGGCTTCATCATTGCTAATGTGGGCATGAATCATGGCCTAGCAGGAGCTAAACAAGCGCTTGAAATTACCGAGGCTGATGCCCTCGCTATTCATTTAAATACCCCTCAAGAGCTGGCCATGCCAGAAGGCGACCGCCACTTCCAAGCCGTTAGGGATAATCTCCAAGCCATTGTTGAAGGGGTTGACCGCCCAGTCATGGTCAAGGAAGTTGGCTTTGGCATGAGTCGTGAAACGATTGAGGAACTTCTCTCACTTGGTGTCAAGACAGTGGATATCAGTGGCCAAGGGGGAACTAACTTTATCGCTATCGAGAACGAGCGCCGCAGTCTTAAAGATATGGACTACCTGACGCAATGGGGGCAAAGTACCGCAATCTCCTTACTCGAAGCCCAAAGCCTAAAAGATCAAGTCGACATCATCGCTTCAGGGGGCGTAAAAACCCCACTCCATGTGGTTCTGTCACTCGCCTTAGGAGCTAAGGCAGTTGGGATGAGTGGGCAATTCCTCCATCTGGTTCTCAATCACGGCGTTCAAGAAACCATTGATTGGGTAGAAGAATTCAAAGACCAGGTCCGCATGCTCATGGTCCTAACCAATAGCCAAAGCCTTAGCGACCTAGAAAAGACTGACTTGATTATTTCAGGACCAGTAAGAGACTGGTGCCAAGCCCGTCAGATTCCCTACCAAGACTTTAGTCACCGTTCTCGCTAA